Proteins from a genomic interval of Gavia stellata isolate bGavSte3 chromosome 13, bGavSte3.hap2, whole genome shotgun sequence:
- the LOC104256973 gene encoding LOW QUALITY PROTEIN: olfactory receptor 6B2-like (The sequence of the model RefSeq protein was modified relative to this genomic sequence to represent the inferred CDS: inserted 1 base in 1 codon), whose protein sequence is MEKHKEDNQTSPMEFLLLGMGNTPTLQIPLFLLSLIIYLVTVIGNILIVVLVVSEQHLHTPMYIFLGTLSSLETWYSSTILPRLLASFITGDRTISVHGCMAQFYFFSSFVATECYLLGAMSYDRYLAICQPLXYVSLMTWKICLQLVAASWLVGMLVSATVTAFLSQMNFCDHKTIDHFFCDFTPLLELSCSDTSVVTLVSFIVSFLSIIFPFFSTLVSYVCIIAAILRIPSSMGRQKAFSTCSSHLIAVTVFYVTLLIVYLLPRTAPLRQLNKVFSFFYTILTPLVNPLIYSLRNREFREALRKVLRKVTAST, encoded by the exons ATGGAAAAACACAAAGAGGACAATCAGACATCTCCCATGGAGTTCCTGCTGCTGGGAATGGGGAATACGCCCACACTCCAGATTCCTCTCTTCCTACTATCACTCATCATTTATTTGGTGACTGTGATTGGGAATATCCTCATAGTTGTGCTGGTGGTGTCAGAGCAGCATCTGCACACCCCCATGTACATTTTCCTGGGCACTCTGTCCTCCTTGGAGACCTGGTACAGCTCCACCATCCTGCCACGGCTGCTGGCTAGCTTCATAACAGGGGACAGGACCATCTCTGTTCATGGCTGTATGGCTCAGTTCTACTTCTTCAGCTCTTTTGTAGCCACTGAATGTTACCTGCTGGGGGCCATGTCCTATGACCGCTACTTGGCTATATGCCAGCCCC TCTATGTAAGCCTCATGACCTGGAAGATCTGTCTACAGCTGGTGGCTGCATCTTGGCTAGTGGGTATGCTGGTGTCTGCAACAGTCACAGCCTTTTTATCCCAGATGAATTTCTGTGACCATAAGACAATCGACCACTTCTTCTGTGACTTTACCCCTCTGCTGGAGCTTTCCTGCAGTGACACCAGTGTGGTCACACTCGTATCTTTCATTGTGTCTTTCCTGAGCATTatcttccccttcttttctACACTGGTCTCCTATGTATGCATCATAGCTGCCATCCTGAGGATCCCATCCAGCATGGGCAGGCAGAAGGCCTTCTCCACCTGCTCCTCTCACCTCATTGCTGTCACTGTTTTCTATGTCACCCTCCTCATTGTCTACCTGCTGCCCAGAACAGCTCCGCTGAGGCAGCTCAACAAAGtgttctcctttttctacaccATCCTGACGCCCCTGGTCAATCCCCTCATCTATAGTCTGAGAAACAGAGAGTTCAGGGAGGCCCTGAGGAAAGTGCTCAGGAAAGTCACAGCCAGCACCTAG